From Mustela nigripes isolate SB6536 chromosome 13, MUSNIG.SB6536, whole genome shotgun sequence, one genomic window encodes:
- the DUOXA1 gene encoding dual oxidase maturation factor 1 codes for MATLGHTFPFYVGHKPIFPMDTTLAVIVAIFVTALVTFIIILPGIRGKMRLFWLLRVVTSLFIGAVILAVNFSSEWFVGQVSTNTSYKAFSSEWISADVGLQVGLGGVNITLTGTPVQQLNETINYNEKFTWRLGENYAEEYTKALEKGLPDPVLYLAEKFTPNSPCGLHGQYRLAGHYTSAMLWVAFLCWLLANVMLSMPVLVYGGHMVLATGIFQLLGLLFFSTATSLASPCALRLGTATLHTRHGPAFWLTLTTGLLCMLLGLAMAVAHKVQPQRLKAFFNQSTGEDPVLEWNPEEGGLLSPRYRSTTESPEPQDIPLSEASLEACCKEEHHREPDCAL; via the exons ATGGCTACGTTGGGACACACATTCCCCTTCTATGTGGGCCACAAGCCGATCTTCCCAATGGACACCACCTTGGCCGTCATCGTTGCCATCTTTGTGACCGCACTGGTCACCTTCATCATCATCCTGCCTGGCATTCGGGGCAAGATG AGGCTGTTCTGGCTGCTCCGGGTGGTGACCAGCTTGTTCATCGGGGCTGTGATTCTGG CTGTGAATTTCAGTTCTGAGTGGTTCGTCGGTCAGGTCAGCACCAACACATCATACAAGGCCTTCAGTTCCGAATGGATCAGCGCTGATGTGGGGCTGCAGGTTGGTCTGGGAGGAGTCAACATTACACTCACAG GGACCCCAGTTCAGCAGCTGAATGAGACCATCAATTACAATGAGAAGTTCACCTGGCGGCTGGGTGAAAACTATGCCGAGGAGTACACAAAGGCACTGGAGAAGGGGCTGCCGGACCCCGTGCTCTACCTGGCTGAGAAGTTTACCCCGAACAGCCCATGTGGTCTACATGGCCAGTACCGCCTGGCAGGACACTACACCTCAGCCATGCTCTG GGTGGCCTTCCTTTGCTGGTTGCTGGCCAACGTGATGCTATCCATGCCCGTGCTGGTCTACGGTGGCCACATGGTGCTGGCCACAGGCATCTTCCAGCTGTTGGGACTGCTCTTCTTCTCCACGGCCACGTCACTCGCATCACCCTGTGCCCTGCGCCTGGGTACTGCTACGCTGCACACTCGCCATGGGCCTGCCTTCTGGCTCACATTGACTACAG GACTGCTTTGTATGCTACTCGGCCTGGCCATGGCAGTGGCCCACAAGGTGCAGCCCCAGAGGCTTAAGGCTTTCTTCAACCAGAGTACAGGCGAGGATCCTGTGCTGGAGTGGAATCCTGAGGAAGGGGGACTCCTGAGCCCACGATACCGGTCCACAACTGAGAGTCCTGAGCCCCAGGACATTCCTCTGTCAGAAGCTTCCTTGGAAGCATGCTGTAAGGAGGAGCATCACAGAGAGCCTGACTGTGCCCTATAA
- the DUOXA2 gene encoding dual oxidase maturation factor 2, translating into MTLWNGQLPFYPQPWHAPGFSVPLLIVILVFLALAASFLLILPGIRGHSRWFWLVRVLLSLFIGAEIVAVHFSAQWSVGGMNTNTSYKAFSAARVSAHIGLHVGLEGINITLTGTPVQQLNETIDYNEHFNWRLGENYAEQYSEALEKGLPDPVLYLAEKFTPSSPCGLYRQYRLAGHYGSATLWVAFCFWLLSNVLLSMPVPLYGGLALLTTGAFTLFSIFAFATISSVPLCPLRLGSSMLTTHYGAAFWVTLATGVLCLLLGGAVVSLHYSRPRALRTFLDLSVKDYGSQAKGNLHLILSNPLPKQFGALDLTTSTNL; encoded by the exons ATGACTCTGTGGAATGGCCAGCTGCCTTTCTACCCCCAGCCCTGGCATGCACCCGGCTTCAGCGTGCCATTGCTCATCGTCATTCTGGTGTTCTTGGCCTTGGCCGCCAGCTTCCTGCTCATCTTGCCTGGGATTCGTGGTCACTCG CGCTGGTTCTGGCTGGTGAGAGTTCTTCTCAGTCTGTTCATAGGCGCGGAAATTGTGG CCGTGCACTTTAGCGCACAATGGTCAGTGGGTGGGATGAACACCAACACATCCTACAAGGCCTTCAGTGCAGCACGAGTCAGCGCTCACATTGGTCTCCACGTTGGCCTGGAGGGAATTAATATTACGCTCACAG GGACCCCAGTGCAGCAGCTGAATGAGACCATAGACTACAACGAGCACTTCAATTGGCGTCTGGGTGAGAACTATGCCGAGCAGTACTCGGAGGCCCTGGAGAAGGGGCTGCCCGATCCTGTTCTCTACTTGGCGGAGAAGTTCACGCCGAGCAGTCCCTGCGGACTCTACCGCCAGTATCGCCTGGCGGGACACTACGGCTCCGCCACGCTGTG GGTGGCGTTCTGCTTCTGGCTCCTCTCCAACGTGCTGCTCTCCATGCCCGTCCCGCTTTACGGCGGCCTCGCTCTCCTGACCACCGGCGCCTTCACGCTCTTCTCCATCTTCGCCTTCGCCACCATCTCCAgcgtgcctctctgcccgctCCGCCTTGGCTCCTCCATGCTCACCACTCACTATGGGGCCGCCTTTTGGGTCACCCTGGCCACCG GTGTCCTGTGCCTCCTCCTCGGAGGGGCGGTGGTGAGTCTCCACTACTCACGACCCCGTGCTCTTCGCACCTTCTTGGACCTAAGTGTCAAGGACTACGGTAGCCAGGCGAAAGGGAACTTGCATCTCATCCTGAGCAACCCACTGCCTAAACAGTTCGGAGCCCTGGACTTAACGACCAGCACTAACCTTTGA